The DNA segment GAGGACGGGGGTCGAGGCCGTCGGATCCGGCGAGGGGAGGGATCGTCGGGGACCTCTTGAGAGGGCGGCCTCCGTGGAGCCGAGGGGACGCGAGCCgggtcggagggggtccgggagacaCGGCCGGAGGAGAGGGATTCGAGACGGCGGGGGGTAGGCCAAGTCTGGGGAGGAAGCGGAGGAGGGAGATgaccggagggagccgtggggtcagggGAAGATTTTTCCAGGACGGGGCAGACGTCAGGTcgtttgaaagcagcggggaagaagccaccGGAGAGTCGACGGTGGAAGGTGGAAgtcggagagggaagaaggacggGGGCAGGTGCTTCGACGAGGAGCGACGGGACGGGACCGGAGCCGCACGTTGGATTTCGGGAGCAGGCGGGCGATCTCATTCTGGAGACAGTGTGGGAAAGACGGGAGAGTTGAAgacggcggggggggagggggggcggagaggggcaggggcgacTTTGAGGGAGATCGCGCCGGCCGGTTtcgattttctcagtaaagtcgGTGGCCGGATCAGTCGGGgcgagaggtggggggaaggcgggagggcaggggaggtgaaACGCGGCGAGGGCGACGGGCCCGGGGGCCGACAAGGACGGAGAAGTGACGGTGCCGGGCAGAAGGGAGGCCAGAGTCGAGGCGGGCGAGGACGCCCTTGAAGTGGacgaggtcggcctgatatctggatatCCCAACCCCGCGTCCGTGACGGTCCCCTGCGGGGATTCGAAGCCCGCGCCTGAGTCCTCAGCTGCGCAGGCCGCCCAACAAGTAGGCGCTCGGTCAACGCGGCTGAACGAGCCGCCCGGACGTTTACCTGCCGCAGGCAGCTGGACACCACCGGGAGATCCGTCTTCAAAGAAAACGTTCGTCTCCAGAAGGCCCTCAAGTACCACATTAAGGAAGCCCAGGAGTTACAAAAGAACTCTAAAAAGTTGGAGGAGAATCACGCCTCTCTCCTACAGCTGAAGGTCTCTGCTCCCAATTACGGCTGCCGCGCTCTACCCCCCGAGGGGTCGGGCGGGGGGGAATGGCGTCTTCCGAACCCAGGCGCCTCACGATAACTCCGACAGCGGTATCTCCTAAGCGCCTGCCGCGTCCCGGCCGCCCTACGCTGGGCAATGGggccggacgcggcccccgtcccgcggCGCGAGCGGGAGAGCAGGTGACGGTCACTCCCCATTtggcggatgaggggaccgagtcCCGGGGAGCCgaggtgactcggccaaggtcacagggcaggccgggacgCAGCGTGGCggagcggcgagagcccgggcccgggagaagTAAGGCGGTCCCGGCCTTctatccccgctccgccacccgcctgcggcggggccttgggcgagtcgcttcgacTGCGCCTCcgctccctcgtccgtaaaacggggatcgagacggcgaccgcgtccgaccccatctgcccgtctccgccccagcgctcggtaccggGCCTGGCGCCTGGCGAGCCGCTTCACCGACACCAAAGTGACGGGACCGGTCATAAACGGACGCCGTCCTGCCCGCGACGGGTCCGGGAGGGGAGACGGTCCCTGCGGACGTGGACGCTAAACGAAACGAGGCCTCTGAGGGCGGCTAGACCGCAACCGGCGATAATGACGACGGCTGCGGTCACTAGGCGCCAGACCCCACACCGAGCGCGCgcaagcaggtcgggttggacgcggtccccgcccctcaTGTGAAAGggctgaggtgaccgaggcccggagaggggcggtgacccgtccaaggtcccggagcggacgaggggcggagccgggctctGGCCGCCCGGGCCAGGCCGCTCCTCTCCGAGCCTCTGCCCGCCGGTCCCGATGGGCCGCGCTCCCCCGCGCGCTCAGCGCGGCGTCCGGCCCCCGGGAGGCTGGCTGCGAAACCGAAGTCCTCGCCCTTCTCTTCTCAGGAGACCAACGAGCTTCTGGTCCAGGAGAAGGTCCTACAGGTCAGCCAGCAGAAATCCCAGATCCGGACTCTGCAGAGGAAGGTGGCGAGCCTGGAGACGGCCCTGGGTCACGTGACCCGGGAGTTCGAAACGGAGATCCACGACGCCCGGCAAGAGGCCCGGAGGCGGAACCGAGAGGGCCGCGTGGAGATCGACAAGCTCCAGTACCTCCTGGAGGTGAAGGACCGGGAGATGGAGCGAGTGAAGAGGCTGGCCAGGAACGTCCTGGATCAGAGATCGGACGTGGAGACGTTCTTCCTGGAGGCCCTGCAGCAGGTCAGGCGGGAGATCCAGAGCAGCAGGAAGAACTACAGGCAGGCGGCCCGGGCCGCTTTTCAGCGGAAGATGAGAGAGGCCCACGCGGGGAAGACGGAGTACCCCCAAATCAGGACGTTCGATGACCGGGAGGACAGCACCAACAGCGTGCACCGGGATCTGACGGAGGCGGAGAGATGGTACTCGCGATAATACCGATGGCGACGACGGTATCTGTgaggcgcttcctgtgtgccgggccCCGGGGTCGTCCCCcttcggggctcacggtctcaatccccgttttacagacggggcgACCGTGACTGGAGTCCCGCGGCAGCGggagggtggcggagccgggatgggaacccgcctcccgtgactcccaggccgcgcGGCTACCggccgtcgggggcggggggccggaggggaaagGGACGGGCGCCGGCTCGGGTCCCGTTGGGCCGGGTCGACGTTACCGACCCGCTGAAtctgggccggggggaagggggctcgctccagcgcttagtaccgtgcctggcacttaataagcgcctACCGCATACCGGGACTCTCATCTGAGAGGCTAGGGCGCGGTTTAGACAAGGGGGAGACTGGTCCCCTCTTTGTCGTTCACGGTATCCGTCGGGCGCTGCCTCCCGACGAAAGAGCTCAGTGCCAGTTTGAGAGAAGGGGCAGACCGGGCTTGTACTTTGCAAACGGTacctgttaggcgctcactgcgTGCTAGGCGCCGCTCGGTCGCTCCGGGGGGGAACGTAAATCCTTCTGTGCCTACGGACAGGTGTAGGTCCCACAGACACCCGCGGGTCCTCTAGATTTTCGGGGCGGATTCGAACCACCACCCAGGTCCCCTACTCCGCGATGACCGTGACGGTCCCCGTCCGACGCTCggtccgtgccgagcaccgtcccgagcaccGGGGCGGACACCGAGTCGGCCGGgtcggccgcggtccccgtcccaacccgcgggccggggggggggggggggcggactgaACCCTCGTCGTaccgaggagggagctgaggccgggagaagccgagtgacctgcccagcgggcgaggggcagaggcggggtgtagaacccagctcctctaacggccgacgagtggcggggccgggatcggaacccgcgaccttccggctcccgagcccgggcccttcccgctgAGCCCCGGGGAGAACCGTTTGATCCCCCTCGACCCAGGAAGCGCTTTTCGCGTTGCCCGTTCATTCTCGGGAGGGATTCCCCGCTCACTGCGCTGACCTCTTCCTCCGTCCCGACCGTTTAGGACAAACGTGAATACGGAGAAGGTGGATATCGGAGATCTGACCTGGGAACAGAAGGAAAAGGTTTTGAGGCTGCTCTTCGCCAAGATGAACTGTCTTCCTCTCAGGTAGGTCCCCATTTAATGATGTCGACGGGGGTATTCGGCGAGCACCTCCtccgcgccgggcgccgtaccgaacgCCGGGGCAGATGGACGACGACCCGTCCGGACGCGGTCccctcccacgtgggggctcccggtcctcatccccgtcgcacggggggaccgaggcccggagacgggaATCGCCtcgcccagcggacaagcggtggagccgcatttgaacccgcgacctccCGACCCCCGGGCTCCAGCCCCTTGGCCGCGCTGCTCCTCGCCGTCTGTTTCCGCGGACGACGGCCACGTGCCTAGAAATTCTCGAGCCCTGGGCGAGCGCCCTTCCTCCAAGGAGAAACAGGAGCCCGAGCCCTTCTTCTCTTTGGGATGAGAGGAAGTCGGGCGGCGGTACGGTccggtgggtggagcccgggcgtcagaaggacccgggttctcatcccggctccgccgcttgtccgctgggcgttcgcttccctgggcctcaggggacGGGTCGTTTTATTGCTGTggtgtcctctccccggcgcttcgtacagtgctccgcacacggggggcgctcaataaatacgaccgaacgaggcAAAGAAAGGGAACCGACCCAGGAGGGGTTCCCCCAACGCGGGAGCGGGAAGCCCGGGTAGACGGAGAaacggcgtggcccggcggacggggcccgggccggggcgtccGGAGGAACCGGCTTCTGACTCGGCCCCTCCACGTGTCCGCCGGGAGACCTCGGCCGggtcgctccacttctccgggcctcagtgtcctcctcggtacagtggggatcaagactgggagcccccacgtgggacagggaccgcgtccaacccgagtaACCGGTATcttccccggcgtttagtacggtgcccgacacaGAGTACGCCTTTGACACCACGAACGACAACAATCGAAAGGTCCCCGAGGGCAGGAACCGCACGGTGGAGGTCAGGAATCCATCACCGGATGGTAGTTGGCGGGCAACCCGGGAAGCCCGCCTTCCCACCGAACCCACCGGCGGGCAAAtccccctcgccggcccccgtcCGTGACAAACTGCCTTTCGCTGTTCCGGCTgggcgggggctccggggagggggggggatcgGGAAgcgccccccccctcctccaaaatctccagcggtcgcccacccacctccgtatcCAACAAGAACTCCTCGCCGTTGACTTGCAAGCcatccggcccccggcccccggcccccggctccctccctccctccccggctcctccggcgcggcccgcacgctccgcgccTCCGCTCGCCTCCTGGCcgggcccgtcccgccgccgacccccggcccacgtcccgcttcggtcccgggacgccctccctcctcggatcccccaggccgtccctctcccccgccttatcgagggcccgtctcctccgagaggcctcccctgactacgccccgcttttcctcgtctccccctccctcccgcgtcgccccgaccggctccctttattcatctcccccctcccggccccacgacgCTTCTATCCGAGATCCGTCACGTAATTCGTCCCttggctctttccccctcccggccccacagcgctcacGTACGTATCTGTGACTGTATTTCTCGGCacccgtgtctgtctccccgcccccggaccgCGAGCTGGTTGCGGCCAGGGGACGTCTCCCTTTGTCGACGGGTTATACTTCCGGTAAGCGCCtcataaagacgactgaatgagcaCGCTCGATCGGCTGCCGGAGTCTTCACGGGCCCTCTCCTCAGCCGCCGGCGAGCGTGACCGAAACGCAGCCCCGAGCGGCGGTGGAGGGCTCGGACCCCGTTAGACGGCCTTTTGCCCGTCTGCGTTTTCTCTCCTGCAGGAGGTACAGTCGGTGTTCGGCTCCCCCGGTACCAGAACGTACGCTTCTTAAAGCCAGAGAGAAAAAGCGAGCCGGGTAAGGCCCCTCGTGCAAAGAGGTTAGATGTCGTAGGCGGCGCGGCGCGGCCCagtggctcgagcccgggccccgggagccgggaggaCCCGGGCTCcaatcctgcccccgccactcgtctgctgtggaacctcggGGGAGTCGCCTCGTTTCTCTgagactcggttccctcatctgtaaaacgggggtagtAGGCGCTCGCCGGATCCCGCGGTTATGATTAGACGAGCCCGGCGCACGCGCGCATCGATGCCGCGGCCTGGTCGCGAACTGACCTTGGACCCTTTGACCTTCTTGCAGCGACGAGGGTGACGTCCCCGATCAAACCTTCATCACGCAGCGGGCTCCGGTCTCAGAATCGCCCGCCGCCGGATCATCTCTTCCGGATATCAGGCAGGTAGCCCAGCCGAGCACGAGATAGCGCGAAACCACATCGCCTCAACTCTCCCCACCGCAGCCGAATCCCAactctttccccactcttccgGGGGGAGAAACAAAACCCTCCTCTCTCCGGGAAGGGATTGAGCCCCTCGGTTGGGAGACCTTAGCCATTATTGAAAAGCGGGTCAGGCCCGAACCTTTACCCTTCGCTCTTAGCTGGTTTCGAAAATAAACACTTTCCTCTGCCTTTTGGGAATAGCGATCGTGTTCCCGGCTTCATTTCCCCAAACTCTCACGGCGGCGAAGTCGCCCTCCAGGCGTCGTGcgaggcggggtcggggggaaaaCGAGGCAGGCTCAGCTGGCGGTGTGAAATTGGGCTCGGGTGAACCTATTGTTCCGCCCGGAAAAAAATTCCGAGGGAAGAGAAAGCTCTTAATGAGATCGGATCCCTCGAGGGATCCCGGCCAGAGGCCGGGGAAGGGAAGGCTGAGCTTCGGGCTAACCGCGGAGCGGCACGGAGAGAAAAACCGGCTTATCGAGAGCTTTATTTTCAACCGTCATCCACAATCACACCGAGCTCTGCGGTCGGGGACACCTCAGAGCGGAACACGTCGGGGCGgatggaggcaggaagatgggaCCGTTCCGGTGCCGCTCCTCGCGACCGCCCGGACGCTTCCCCTCCGAGTGACAAGCCGGCAGCCTGCCGGAGCAGTAGGCCGCGGTTAGGTCAGTCGAGGGGACGGACCGTCAGCGTGCGGGGCGAATCGGGCCCGCCCGTGACCCCCGTCCTACCCGAGCGCTCACGTCAGCGGGGCCCTCTCCTCTTACGCTGCCCGAGGGCCGCCTGGAAAGGCCGAGCGGGAACGGCGCGGCCCCCCGCCGAGGTTCCCCGGCGGGAGTCGCGGGCAGCCGGCCGGCTCGGgaacgtccccccccccccgccccccgaagctACGGGCAGGTCTCCGGCACCGTCCCGGGAGGGCATTTCGGCGGGCGCGGGCCGGCGGGGATTTGTGAGCCGGTGGTCGGGAGACACCGAGGCGGGGAGAGCCAGAACGGGCCTCGGTCCCTCGAGGGAGCCCGCCACGCTTCCCCGGATCACCTAACGGTCGGTCGGCCCCATCGGCGGCCAAGTGGGTCGGGGGGACCCTCCCCGTTTAATcggcggagagagagagggccaATCTGAAGCCGGCTcagccgggcccggggacccgtATTTCGCCGCCGCTTTTTCCTCCCCGTTCTCCCGTCGGGATGCCCCGAAGGCAGGAATCCGCCTGGGGCGAGAAGAACGCAAAGGGGGCAGACGTTCTGTCCGCGAAGAGAGGATGGGGGCCTACCTTCAGAGAGGGCCAAGGAAGCAGCGCCAGAGGAAAAGGCCACGCGAGAACCGCCGAGTGCCCGAGACGGCACTGAAAAGCCCCGCCGCGTCAGACCCGGGACGGGCCTACCGCGTCCCGGAGATGGAAGAGAAACTTGCTCCCGGGCCTAAACCGACAAACTGGAAGCGAAAGGCCATCGCGTCGAGGACGGCCAACGGCTGATgctggcgggagggggggagggagggtctctggCTCGGAGAGCGGGCAAAGAAGATCGGGATGAGGTCGGCTCCTAGGCCACGGTCCCGCTCCGTCCCGCGGCGGGGGAAGAACCAGAAAAAAATCACTCCTTGGGTCTAACCACAGAAGGCCCGGGGTTATTTCTCGAGCTACGCGCTCAAGGCGGAATCGTTTCTAACGGCGGTTGGACGTTCAACCGCGCTCGTTTCCGACAAACCGGTTCACGGAAGCCCCgggggtttgggggcggggggcgggggggggggtgagaggggcGGGCCTCCCCGGGCAACACGGGTAGCGGTCGCTGCTCCGGGAGGGCTGGCTCTCCCACGCCGGCCCGTCGCGGCCCTCCGACGCCCGCCCCCGTCCGTCCTCCGCACCCCCGTCCTCCCGTTGGCCCCCGAGCCCCGACGCGGAGTCGGCGCCGCGTCTTCCGCGGGGACGTCGCTGAGGGACCGAGCCCGGCCGGGGCGCGGCCGGGGCgctgggagagggagcgggggaggagctcGCGGCGCGCGACGGCTACCgaaggggagaggacggtggaggggggtggaggggggcggtgactccccacacccctctcccccccccccgccgtctcccATTCTGACTTTCACAGCTTAAAGGGAGGGATGGGTGAACCGGGGGCGGTCAGGGTTTCCCCACGCTCGGGGAACCCTGAGGATCCCGGCTGAGTCGGACAAGCTctcggggcgggccggggaagaggggagggagggtcggcGGGGACGGAGCGACCGTGGGGCGAGCGGGGCTCAGCGACCCATGGTGGGCATGACGACGGCGGGAGAGGTGACCGTGGCgtcttcctctttccactgagaggtgATGGTCTTCAGCTGGGTGTAAAACTGGATGCCCTGGGAATATACAACGGGGTCTCTTAagggcttaccaggtgccaagccccGTCGTAGGGTGGGAAccatcaggtcggacccggtccccggcccacccggggctcgcggtcttcatccccgttgcaCAGACGGGGGGGCAGGGAAGCGGaacggctcgcccgaggtcacggggcagacggtgcggcggagccgggccggggacccacgtcctccgactcccgagcccgggctcttgccgccgggcCGGgcttcgactgtaagctcgttacgggcggggacaGGGCCGGCtaatcccgagcgctcagtacggccctCGGCGCGTCATACGCGCTAACCCTGACGGACCGATCTGCAAGGCGGGGACCaagaccgtgggacagggactgtgtccaccctgaggaGCTCGGGTCGacccccagcgctcgggacgacGCCCGGCACGGGCCAGGCGCTTAAAAAATAGCCCCCCAGCACCAAAAGGATCTCCATCCAGCAGCCACCCAAGCTTTGGGCGGATCACAGCTTCGCGGGCGGAGTGATCACTGCTCGCCGGACAGCCCGAGACGGTGAGCTTTGCCCCGGAACCCGTGGgtttcccccaacctcccccttcGCCCCAACTCTCCCCGCTCTCCCacacccgcccgcccgcccacccaccGAGTTTGCCCTCCGGCCGGCTCGGGAGGGAAGGATAACGCTGGTGGCTGGGAAGCGCTCCctccgtgccaagcgccgttcggagcgccgggggagagccgaggtcatcgggtcgcccccccccccgccgtggggctcgcggtctccatccccatcgtccggaggagcgaagcgactggcccaaggtcacacagctgacaaggggctctcgccactgagccgggCCGCCCCTCGAACACGGCGCTAATCGCGGCACTCCCagcgttcctcctcctccccccggtaTCTGTTTGGCGCGTCCCAGGCGCCAAGCCCTGCTCTGTTCTAACGGGTGACGGGCAGGAGCCCCGAGACGATCGCGCCCGGCGTTTCTTCCGGGCCGCGGCTTCTTTCTGCGTTTCAGGGCGGTCGGGGTTGGGTCCCGGCCGACACCCCGTCCCGCGCCTCGACCCGGGCGCCCAATACCGTGCTCCGCGGACGGTAGGCGCTCAGCAGATACGGCCGGCCGAACGAACTCGGCCCAGACGGATCCCCGGCTCCTCTCGAGGGGCCCGGGGGCCTCGGAGACGTCCGGCGTGGCCCAGCGGCTAGGGGCCGGGAGTTCTGATCCCGACCCGGAaggcggggatgaagaccgtgagtccgcgtggggcacggactgttcCGCCCCGACGACCTCGCGTCTGCCCGGCACGGTCCCGGGCGCGTGGCGAGCGCCCGAGGCAGACCGCCGGAAGACCAACTGGAGGGAGAGACGCCCCGTTTTTACCGGGTTACCTGTTTGCCGTAGAAGTTGGTGTCTCCCCTGAAGGACGAGCGCGAGCCGGTGAAGGAGAACATCGGCAGAGGCACCGGAATGGGGACGTTCACTCCCACCTGAAACGGAGCGGATGCGCCGTCGCCCCGGAACGAGAGAACCCGGGCCGCCGGCTCCCTCGGGGCTGAGGCAGcggcgaccgggggggggggacggggggacgggacgggacgctcGTCGCCGAGGAAGACGGGAAGGAGCGGGAGGCGCAAGAGGAGACCATCGCCGTCATCCtcatcggggtatttgttaacggCGACGGTACGCGCCAGGCGGGGTGGACGCGAGCCAGTCAggtcggagacggtccctgtccccgccgggggctcgcggtcttcatccccgtcctccagatgagggaactgaggcccggagaagtcgagcGGCcggcccgaggccacgcggcagataagctgagaacccaggtccttccgcccccccccccccaggccagggctctttccaccgggccacgcggcttctccgttCCAGAagacggggcccgggagtcgggaggggccgggtcctcgtcccggctccgccgcgtgacctggggGCCGCTcgcttcaccgctctgggcctcggtgacctcctccggaaaatggggctcGCGACCgtgggccccatctgggacagggacggtccgCCTGTACCCAGCCGGCGCTCGGACCGGCGCCGGCGCCCGACGAACGCCGCCGTTGGGCGAAAGACGGTGGGGGAGGgcgcccgacccccacccccccggacgGACCTGTCCCACGTCCACCGAATGGGAATATTTGCGAGCGGTGGCTCCGTTGGTGGTGAAGATGGCGGTCCCGTTTCCGTAGGGGTTCTCGTTCACCAGCTTGATGGCTTCGTCCAGGGTATCCGCCTCGAGGACCACGAGGACGGGCCCGAAAATCTCTTCCCTGTAGCAGGTCATGTTTGGCTACCGGAGAGAGAAGCATCGGGGGCACGGGTTAGGGTCGTTCCGACAGCGACCTCCCAGTCGCCGCCCCTCACCGCCTCCCCAGAGGCGCCGgcgcccggcggaaagagccgggaatcggaggacccgggtgctccccccggcccccgccgcctctctgccgggggacctcgggcgggtcacgtcgcttctaaaatggggatgaagaccgtgagccccacgcgggacaacccgattagctcgtatccacccccgggCTTGAATCCggggcccggcacagagtaagcgcctaaccaaccCCACGGAGAAAGGAATTCCGCTTCGCCGCGCctccgctctcctccctcccaccaaatCTTCCACGTCTACGCATTCCTCGCCGTATCGACCGGAAATCCCCGACGGCCGGCGCgccatcggctctctccctctgtttttaCTACGGCGTCCGGCACGGACAaagcgctcgacagatgccaCCGGCcgatggatggagagggagtcggggaaaagggggctcaatcggggaaagcctcccgGGGGAGACGTGCCCTTAAGGTTCCCAAGGTGGGAAGGGCGGCGGTCGGGCGGCTCcggcgggggagcgggagggacatCTGCCTCGGCGGCCTCCACTCCCGCTTCCTCAGGGAGCTCTGCCGCCGAGTCGTCAGCCAACGGCGGACGAGGCGGCCTCGGCTTACGCACCTTGACCTCGGAGATGATGGTCGGGCCGACGAAGTTGCCCTTCTCGTAGCCCTTGACCTGGATCTCCCGTCCATCCAGGAGGACGGACGCGCCTTCCTTCGTCCCGCTCTCGATCAAGCGACAGACCCGCTCTTTGGCCTGCGGGGTGATCAGGGGCCCCAGATCCGCTCCGGGCTGGTCTCCTGCCGAGCGACGGAGAGGTCGTTTCGTCGTATCCCGCCAGGGACGGATCTAGCGGGCGCTCGGGCCGTGCCGAGCGCTTCGGGGGAGGGCCGCGCAGCCATCtggcggacgcgttccccgcccacggcgagcttacggtctagacgggggccAGAGGCCGTCAGCCCGGGACGGcgagctcgccgcgggcggggaacgtcgcCGTTTATTGCCGTGAcgtcctttcccga comes from the Ornithorhynchus anatinus isolate Pmale09 chromosome 1, mOrnAna1.pri.v4, whole genome shotgun sequence genome and includes:
- the BBOF1 gene encoding basal body-orientation factor 1 isoform X2, coding for MAKEKGRQKEKGMKGRKKSLRLAKESEMERAKANASLWETRLEVTELSRMEYRDASRRLARENEELKRQQYKTEKDTVSVLSYLKKQDSEKGDLIEKLKQQLVDAKKQAQEENEKLEESYSRQLNELTDKFHQKAKEIGLIQLELKTIKDFRKKKLQVERELEELKENMKTTKKKHQETVRRLEGKFSEEKQRLEKEAEKKIVMLAERAHQEAVLQLDTTGRSVFKENVRLQKALKYHIKEAQELQKNSKKLEENHASLLQLKETNELLVQEKVLQVSQQKSQIRTLQRKVASLETALGHVTREFETEIHDARQEARRRNREGRVEIDKLQYLLEVKDREMERVKRLARNVLDQRSDVETFFLEALQQVRREIQSSRKNYRQAARAAFQRKMREAHAGKTEYPQIRTFDDREDSTNSVHRDLTEAERWTNVNTEKVDIGDLTWEQKEKVLRLLFAKMNCLPLSTVPDTEYAFDTTNDNNRKVPEGRNRTVEVRNPSPDGSWRATREARLPTEPTGGQIPLAGPRP
- the BBOF1 gene encoding basal body-orientation factor 1 isoform X1, whose product is MAKEKGRQKEKGMKGRKKSLRLAKESEMERAKANASLWETRLEVTELSRMEYRDASRRLARENEELKRQQYKTEKDTVSVLSYLKKQDSEKGDLIEKLKQQLVDAKKQAQEENEKLEESYSRQLNELTDKFHQKAKEIGLIQLELKTIKDFRKKKLQVERELEELKENMKTTKKKHQETVRRLEGKFSEEKQRLEKEAEKKIVMLAERAHQEAVLQLDTTGRSVFKENVRLQKALKYHIKEAQELQKNSKKLEENHASLLQLKETNELLVQEKVLQVSQQKSQIRTLQRKVASLETALGHVTREFETEIHDARQEARRRNREGRVEIDKLQYLLEVKDREMERVKRLARNVLDQRSDVETFFLEALQQVRREIQSSRKNYRQAARAAFQRKMREAHAGKTEYPQIRTFDDREDSTNSVHRDLTEAERWTNVNTEKVDIGDLTWEQKEKVLRLLFAKMNCLPLRRYSRCSAPPVPERTLLKAREKKRAGDEGDVPDQTFITQRAPVSESPAAGSSLPDIRQVAQPSTR
- the BBOF1 gene encoding basal body-orientation factor 1 isoform X3 — translated: MAKEKGRQKEKGMKGRKKSLRLAKESEMERAKANASLWETRLEVTELSRMEYRDASRRLARENEELKRQQYKTEKDTVSVLSYLKKQDSEKGDLIEKLKQQLVDAKKQAQEENEKLEESYSRQLNELTDKFHQKAKEIGLIQLELKTIKDFRKKKLQVERELEELKENMKTTKKKHQETVRRLEGKFSEEKQRLEKEAEKKIVMLAERAHQEAVLQLDTTGRSVFKENVRLQKALKYHIKEAQELQKNSKKLEENHASLLQLKETNELLVQEKVLQVSQQKSQIRTLQRKVASLETALGHVTREFETEIHDARQEARRRNREGRVEIDKLQYLLEVKDREMERVKRLARNVLDQRSDVETFFLEALQQVRREIQSSRKNYRQAARAAFQRKMREAHAGKTEYPQIRTFDDREDSTNSVHRDLTEAERWTNVNTEKVDIGDLTWEQKEKVLRLLFAKMNCLPLSTVPDTEYAFDTTNDNNRKVPEGRNRTVERSRTYL